A window from Branchiostoma lanceolatum isolate klBraLanc5 chromosome 9, klBraLanc5.hap2, whole genome shotgun sequence encodes these proteins:
- the LOC136442761 gene encoding dixin-like, whose protein sequence is MAEGPGAQRGQAESQSWAEWTEQLQAYVAWVNSQLKKRAGCRIVSDLRRDMQDGVAFAQLVEILSGETLPHVDYSPNSLGSMKQNVEIVLQFMQTHRIRMHQTSAKDIVEGNLKAVMRLILALAAYFKPSSVKSSAQQYSRSQQRNTSIAAAAGAAAALADARKDAASAGRQYHSRREPRHHGDVGRHRSPASTPDRQPPRYEDLVRSPPASMSPQSRPPTLEPDVLPRRDSDSTQGLSSGDEGSRASWQDLLEQHLDLESQMEEAKETVAKLQHLLLEGDEEGEGVGQMLEGVNPEEHVVLLQSRLDQREVECDHLRKDLSRAKQENMNLHGTKVGLQSRLAEQDNSLLEMKNELLRLGFVMEQFEADKAELQRKVDEKNKMLTDLRRQLTEKDRQLDEQQAKLEEAERKLTQANSSKAKDNVSSPVYNGVPAALPPGEELQVVREALRGLRSCFQVNNPQHHTIDTLEQSIATLMERLRFLESQRLIANQKESLANRMKPASPKPQDVALSPTSRQRSNGVETNGSTQGTKILYFTEKTVTPFMTSISKKLGDITLRDFKEVFDRQGSFRFHFKALDPEFGTVKEEVCQDEDIIPGWEGKIVAWIEEVRP, encoded by the exons ATGGCAGAAGGACCCGGCGCTCAGCGCGGCCAGGCGGAGTCGCAGTCGTGGGCTGAGTGGACGGAACAGCTCCAGGCCTACGTGGCCTGGGTCAACTCGCAGCTGAAGAAGCGCGCGGGATGTCGTATCGTGTCGGACCTGCGGCGAGACATGCAGGACGGAGTGGCGTTCGCACAACTCGTGGAGATTCTGTCAG GTGAGACCCTCCCCCACGTGGACTACTCCCCTAACAGCCTGGGCTCCATGAAACAGAACGTGGAGATCGTCCTGCAGTTCATGCAGACCCACCGCATCCGCATGCACCAGACCTCCGCCAAGGACATCGTGGAGGGGAACCTGAAGGCCGTGATGAGACTCATCCTGGCGCTGGCAGCGTACTTCAAACCCAGTAGCGTGAAGTCTTCAGCGCAGCAGTACTCGCGGTCCCAGCAGAGGAACACGTCCATAGCGGCTGCTGCTGGCGCCGCCGCGGCGTTGGCGGATGCTCGGAAGGACGCGGCGAGCGCCGGTCGGCAGTACCACAGTAGGAGGGAACCACGGCACCACGGTGATGTGGGACGCCACAGGTCGCCTGCCTCCACACCTGACAGACAGCCTCCAAG GTATGAAGACTTGGTCAGATCGCCTCCTGCCAGTATGTCCCCTCAGTCAAGGCCCCCTACCCTGGAGCCTGATGTGCTTCCCCGTCGGGACTCAGACAGCACCCAGGGGCTGAGCTCTGGTGACGAGGGTAGCAGAGCCTCCTGGCAGGACTTACTGGAACAGCACCTTGACCTAGAGAGCCAGATGGAAGAGGCAAAAGAAACTGTTGCTAAACTGCAGCACTTACTCCTCGAGGGGGAtgaagagggggagggggtgggacAAATGTTGGAGGGGGTGAACCCTGAGGAACATGTGGTGCTCCTACAGAGTAGATTGGATCAGAGAGAAGTGGAGTGTGATCACCTGAGGAAGGACCTCTCCCGTGCCAAACAGGAAAACATGAACTTGCACGGGACGAAGGTAGGGCTTCAGTCACGGCTCGCGGAACAGGACAATTCCCTACTGGAGATGAAGAACGAGCTGTTGAGGCTGGGGTTCGTCATGGAGCAGTTTGAGGCAGACAAGGCGGAGTTACAGCGGAAGGTTGACGAGAAGAACAAAATGTTGACAGACCTTCGGAGACAGTTGACAGAAAAGGACAGACAGTTGGACGAACAGCAAGCTAAGCTGGAGGAGGCAGAACGTAAACTTACGCAGGCAAATTCGAGTAAAGCGAAGGATAATGTCTCCAGTCCTGTGTATAACGGTGTGCCAGCAGCCCTCCCCCCTGGGGAGGAACTACAGGTTGTACGGGAGGCGTTGCGAGGTTTACGCTCATGTTTCCAGGTCAACAACCCACAGCACCACACCATAGACACACTGGAGCAGAGCATAGCGACTCTCATGGAGAGACTTCGATTTCTGGAGTCTCAGAGACTCATAGCGAACCAGAAGGAGAGCCTGGCCAACAGGATGAAACCTGCGTCACCCAAACCGCAAGATGTTGCACTGTCACCGACATCACGGCAGCGTAGCAACGGCGTGGAGACTAACGGTTCAACACAAGGGACCAAAATTCTGTACTTCACGGAAAAGACGGTCACTCCTTTCATGACTTCAATAAGTAAAAAGCTAGGAGACATTACACTCAGAGACTTTAAGGAAGTGTTTGACAGACAAGGGAGCTTCAGGTTCCACTTCAAGGCACTGGACCCAGAGTTTGGAACAGTGAAGGAAGAAGTGTGCCAGGATGAGGACATCATCCCTGGGTGGGAGGGTAAGATTGTAGCCTGGATAGAGGAGGTGAGGCCATGA